Genomic segment of Sarcophilus harrisii chromosome 4, mSarHar1.11, whole genome shotgun sequence:
ttttattttatccagTACTCTCCAGAGTACTGGTAAAACAtctgagttttttaaaaagcagatcaGTCAGCAgtcaacaacaagcatttatgaagtgtttatctatgtgtcaggcactgtctGGTTCTGAAGGTAATCAGAATATTCCCATTTCTCTCAATCTGAGCAGACAGTAAGTCcacaaaatcatttcaaaattcctctaactttctcttcctcctgtctGATCCTCAGAGCTGGCTGAATTTCTTAAGGTCCATCATCATGGAGGTGAAAAGCTTCCCATCATGATTCGCCCATCCTATAGGCTGCTCTCTGAAAggacctttctttctgtctctcctagGCTCTCCAGCATCATCATGCTGTGCATGAAATCTCCTACATTGCAAAGGATATCACAGACCACCGAGCCTTTGGATACGTGTgtgggaaagaaggaaaccaCAGATTCGTGGCCATCAAAACAGCCCAGGCAGTGAGTATCCTAGTCCTCCAGCAACCACCTGgaagattcttttcctttcactttggGGTCAGTAGGAGGGTGCAGAGTTAAGAAAGATGGGCTTGGAGTCAACTCTGCCTTGTACTTGGGGAAATCACATActgtctgagcctcagtttccccagatgTAAACTACCAGGTTTGAACCAACCTCTAAATCCTATTTCAGTCATTGATTGAGTCTCTCTCCAAAGGGACACATGGGGGCTTGGCAGGTGGCGTGAGCGTAGATCTGGAAgtaaaaggaatttcagaatcCAGTCTCATCCAGTTTTCCTGGTGAGGAAATAGaaatccaaagagattaaataacgTCCCCAAGGTCACGCAGGAAATAAAagccagaggcaggattcaaattttcATCTGAAACTTCAAATTCACCTTTTGGTGGCCCCTGCCTGGCTGCCTCCCCTAGCTGTGGATTTGGTTGGTCCCCACAATCCAATTCCTTAATTTTACGGAGGAAAAGCTAAAGCTTTGATAATGTGCCTAAAGTCATAAAGACAGCAGAACTGGGATCTGAGCCCAGACCCTTCACCTCCACATTCAAATCACTTTCCTCATCACCATATGGTAGGAGCCATTGCCCCCAACCCCATATTCTCCAGAGGTATGTCCTCACTAGCAGCCAAGCACCCCCCCAGAAGAAATCATCCTCTCCCTACctccatctttttctctatttacttCTCCTAATGactaattatctttctttctaattAAACTGGATATACTCGTTGTATACAAACAAATTTGCTTCTATTCACAGtctcccacaaaaaaaaagaaagcaagagaaaataaataattccttcGCAAAGAGCCTATGCTGATTTCATTGTATTAAAAGATACTACCAAATAAAAAGCAAcaccttttatatatataattataattattattaatttgcaaATATAATTAGCTAGCGGAATGAACTTTCGCCCAGATGCAATTTGCTAAGCCAATATAAACAAGGTAGAATTAATTTAGGGTGAAGTGCTTTCAACTTAATAATAAAATGAGCTTCTGGAGGTTGGAACCAGCAGGGAGAGAATTCTGTCACTGCCCAAGGGGGGCTATTCCCTCCTTAATGTTTGCCTcccactctgtctctctgcaGGCCGAACCCGTGATCCTCGACCTGCGTGATCTCTTTCAACTCATTTATGAattgaaacagagagaagagcTGGAGAAGAAGGCACAGAAGGATAAACAGTGCGAGCAGGCGGTATACCAGGTACATCTGCAGATCTGGCCCGGCGCCCAAAAAAATGGAAGCTCTAAGCAAACAGATGTGAAGTTGTCAGTTAGCGCTTCCAGGGCCTGATGAGAGCATCGGTGCAAAAAACCTGGGCAGAAGCAGGCTGCTGTCACGGGCTCTCGGCTACCCGACATTCTCTTTCCTGTTGCTGATTGAGCTTTGAGATAAAGTCAAGAGTCCAGTGAAATCTTCCACCCAATTTGTGCCATTAGTGAGGAGAAAAGAACTTCGATTGTCCCGGCTGTCATACGGAATGAAGTGGGGTgatggggtgggaggggggggagTGATGGGCAAGGTTCTAAGTATTTTGACTTTTTCCCACCTTTCCAGCTTCCCTCTTCAGACACTCCTCTCCTCCCAAAGGCTGGTTTCTTTGTAGTCCTGTAATTTCTGACTATggtctcatatctcttctttttccatcCTTTGCCTTTTGCCCTCCCTTCTCTGACTCTGCGGTAGACAATTTTGGAGGAGGATGTAGAAGATCCCGTGTACCAGGTAATTTTGGAAGCTTTGTGGGTTTACAAAGTCACCAACAGGGAGGCTAGCCCAGAGTGACGCTAGTCTTGTTTTCTGTCGATGGTCCAGAGGGCCCCGCGAGTGGAAAGAATAGAGTAGTATAAAAACTCTTTAGGGAGCTTGGGAGCTTGCCAATCTAAGGAAAGATGGCAATTAAACATTAATATATCACAGTATCAGTAATATAGGACTGAGGGAGAGagatttccctttctccctctcctctctccacctccattttgtttttaaaatccgTATCCTGAGCTATGTATTTTTTAGAGTGGGGTTCATTAAATACAGATGTTTCCCAGAGGCAAAGATTTACCATCTGACTCACTCAAGCCACAAAGGGTGGGCCTGGTGGGATTATTCAGATACGGAAAGGACACTCACCTGTTTCCCAAAATGTGATTGCACTGGCCATGGTTTTTTAAGAGTCTTTGCTTACATAGCTTTATACCATAATGGGCACAACAGCTCACAAGAGTACCATTTGGATGGATGAGTTCCCTCTTATACCCAAGTTTTGTATTCTATACAAGGTACATGGATTGGATCATTTTAAAAACTTGCTTTAGAATTTGTAGATGGATGGATTTAACAGGGACATGTCCAGCATAGTTCTTCCCATCCAACCTGTAATTCATGTTAAACACAATTGGGCCCTGATAGATTAAAgggcaattaaaatattttatttttaatttatggacttaaagatttatataatataatataataaaaaagattgcaCAAGAAAATGCAAATCTGCCATGTTCAACTtgctattcatttaaaatatacagTAAAGTTactataaattctatttttttcctttttttctcctgtccTTCAGTCCTAGAGATGACTACAATTAgtcacaaatatatacatttatatatatatatgtaaaattatcatATACGTATTTCTATTATTACTTCTTTCACAGGATTCAGATAGTGTCTCTCCTtgtatgtcctttatagttaatttggccAATCATTTCTTAAAACTATATCATTTATTGAGAATCTAAAATTGATTTACAGTTGTTGTATTGGTCGATATaaagctttcattttttcccctgaaaaactTGTCTTTTCCCAGACCAGAATAACAGCTACAGAAGCTGTTAAGTATTAGGTTTATACCtacagttttgtttgtttttcccccaaagatTACTTTTTGACAATGGAGGCTATTTTCAGGCATACCCTATTGCCGGTTAATGTTGTATTTTCAATTTGGAAGAAGTAAGAAAGTGACATTCAGAGGACTGAAGTCACTTCAAATTTCTATATGGTTCCTTGTTGCTCTAGAAGCTTATACCAGAAATAGTAACAAAGATGAAGGGGCCAGGGGAGGACGTTTCTCGTCCCTGTGTTAAATAAGAATGTAAGTGTACCCCCAAAGCGGGTGAGGTTGCTCAGTGGTGATGTAATGTCCCTATTCAGGGGCCCGGGAATAAAAGCACTAGTGAGTGGACCAGATTGAATCTCAGGTGAGAAGGCAGCAGGGGATGGATTCTCCTCCTCATTTCAAGGGCTACCGGGTCTTTGCAACTGCTTTTGTTTCAAAATCAATCAGACTGCTGTTAGCCATTCATTGATTGTGCTTCTCCCTGGACCACCTGATCTCTGTTAAGTCTTTGCTCTGTGTCTATGTCTTTAATGCTTGCCTGATTGATCTCCTGTTCCAAAtggtctttttctccctttcttttccatctctgacCTTTCTTCTTTGGATGACGATTCAATAGTACATTGTGTTTGAGGCTGGACATGAGCCAATCCGTGAGCCTGAAACGGAAGAGAACATTTATCAGGTATCCAACTACTTGCTGTCACCCTTATCACTACTCAAGAGCCCAGACCCCAAGCATAGAGACTCCCTAATTGGGGAAGGTACCTCTCTCCCCACAAGGCACAAGGGATGTTCCCCTTTAGTATTTCTGATGCATGGTTTAATTCTGTAAGAATAAGTTTGGGGATGATTTGTTAATGGTTCCTCTGAAATCAGAGCGCTGAACTATGATTCAGGACTGTTGCTCAGTTAAATAGGTTGCTTACCTTCTGCTGTCAAATGGGAGTTTTTGAATAGAGAATTTCTTAGTTCTGATATTCTAAGGTCTGTCCTTGGACATTTGGTAGTAAAGAATTTGTGTTCCCTCACAACTCCAACGTCTTTATTCTGTATCTAACATCTATATTCTAAGATCCCCTTCAGTtctaactttctatgatcaaaaGTCCTTTCCTGGCTTTCTGATCCTGGGAAAATCGCTTACTGTCTTCCAGCctccatttctccatctgtaaaaagtgaataataataataataatgtaccCACTTCTCAGGATTAATGtcaggctcaaatgagataacatatttaaagtaTTCGCTAAACCTTAAAGCAGTGTTTAATTACTGCTAGCtcttattatcattttcatcaatgcaataataataataatgataataataataacattctgGGTCCATTCCAGCTTCAGCATTCTGTATTTTAACAATCTGTGTTCTAAGAAGCTTTCCAGCTACTCTTTCTGGTGTATGGGTATGTCTTGctttaaacaaattaaacaatttcTAGGGACTGATATGGAGTGCCATGCTTACAGTCAGAAGGACCTCATTTCAAATGATGGTTTGTCACTGGGTTACCGTACgatcttgagcaaattatttaactggTCAGGGCTTTACTTTTCTTacttataaaacatatataactatatataaaaatataaataaatatatatttatattatgtatatataaatattaaaatataaaataaaaatacaaaggttGGACAGCTTGTGAGATTGCTTCTAGCCCTATAACTGGGACACAGGAAGCCCCCATACAAACATCCTGGTAGATCATGATCAATGGCTATACCATCGAATATCCCTCACTCCACATTAAGAATACACCCAAGTGTTCCTTTGCAAAATCCAGTGATTCTGGTTCATTAAAATAAAACCTTTAGTTTATAAACCACACACTTGATGGACAACTCTTCAGCCTGTGTGTGATCTGTAAAGCAAAGCTCGCTTGGCATCCAGTACCTTGAATAAGGTGTCTCAAGGGACAGTGGTCAATTTTAAAGAACCCTCCATCAGTTTGGGATTGAAGCGTGGGGTTTTCACCCTAATTCTGAAGCCCAAGCAGCTGAgagaaatgaatatgaatatggtGTATTTTCAGTAACTAACAAATGATTTGCTTCCTCCATCTTATTAGTAAGAGACACAGAGCTGAAGACACAGATGTGTGAGTCTAATCTTAGTTCAGTCCCTAACAGTCTGGCATCAGGCAGGTCCCTGGTGGGGAAAAGAACATGGCTTAGCTTCAGTCTGCTTTCAGAGAAGCAGTTTAATATAATGAAGAGACAGTGAGCATCCGAACCAAGAAAACCTGGGTTGAAATCCTGATAATGATACGTATTGACggagtgactctggacaagtcatttgaattCTAAGTGCTCTGGAGGTGTCAAATGCATGGCCCAAAGGTCACAGGCAATATCCCCAAGCATGGCCCAAATCAGATTAAATGATAATTAGGaaacaaaacaacataaaaatagttaaaattcaGATACCactgtttttaaaattgttaacaAGCAGATTTTTGAGATCCTTACATGTGGATGAGTGAGCCACATGTCTATTTGACTTTAACATCAGTGCTCTGGGTCGCCCTCTAAGGATGAGGGGCAGAAAAGGTGCTTACGTGCATTGGCAGAGGACTTATCTGGGAGTTAGTTCCCTTCCCCAATCACATCCCTTTGCTAATGTCGCTCACTCCTCATTGGTTAATATAGCTTAACATCCCTGAGAATTGCCTGAACCTTGAAGTGGTCAGTATAGTCACATAGCAGACTGCCCCAAGCTAAATTTGATCAAAGGTTCTCCTTTCTGTATATCTCTCCTATTATCTGAGAGCCCATACTGCCCCTCAACTCATCGATAAATGGAGCATAAGTGGCTATAGCATTGGAATCGGAGTCAGGAGGATTCCCCACTTTGTGTGATTCTTAGTAAGTACCTTGCTCTCTTTGGGCCTCTAAAATAAGGGACTTAGATGGGATTTGAAGGCCCATCCAGTACTAATTATGATCCTTGGGCAGGAACTGTCCCTGAATGAACTATGGCTTCTAGTATCTCTTACAACATCCCAATGAGATATGATCTAAGGATGGCAGTttgggaccttagaagccattgaACCAACCTTTTTAATTGTAAAACTAAGATCTTAAAAGTAAGAGGAATTAAATGGCCCAGGTTTCAACCATTAATAAATGTCTGGGGCAGAATTGgcatttgagtcttcctgactccaggactggaaCTCTCTAGCTATTGTATTGATTCTCCTCCTCAATATATCAGCTGGAACTAGAACCCAGAATGCCAAATGCAGGGAACTGAGAAGTTGTCTGGGCCAGATAGATGTATCATGCAGTCCTCTCCTCCTGAGGTGATTCTAACACATGGATCCCATGGAAGTTCCCATTTGCTCTAATCTCTCTTCCCATCCTTGATAAGTGAAGGGTCTTTTCTCTGAATGACTTGGATAAATCAGCAGATCTCCTAAGTATCAGCTCCTGTATTTCTGGAGCAATTGGGATGGCTctattgattttccttttctgatctgtTGACTCCAGGAAAAGTGCAAGACCCCAAAAGAGATGGTCTGGCCAACTAGAGAGGGCATTGGGCTTAGAGCTGGGAAGACATAGGTTCAGACTCCAATTCTTATGGGAGTAGGCTGGACTCAGTGGCCTCTAACGCCCCATCCAGCTCAAAATCTGTGATACCTTGGGATtatgattatcatcatcatcatcacccacctttttaatgtttgcaaagaagGTGAatgcatcatttttttccttttaataattatATGGTAAATGCTCTCTTTATCTCCacgtacagatgagaaaactaaggcaaagacctgttaagtgacttgtccagagttacatgTTTCATTAGTATCTAAggccatgtttgaactcaggttttcaagtccaacactGGATCCTCTGTACCACTTAGCATACTTTaagggcttagcacaatgctcaataatagatacttaataaatgtttactgactgaccaGCCACTTAGCAGTTTGCCCCTCATCCATATTTCTTGGGGAAATTCAAGGCCTTTCAAAGCAagacatttgtcatttcctctttcttcttagGACTGAGCATTGAGCTTTCATTTGGTTGTTTGGAaatgattattgttgttatttttagagCTCTCACTTAGATAACACTTTAAgctttccaaaatgctttttaaaaagcatggaCTAACTCTATTCCCTTTGATTATTCATCAGGTTCCTACCAGCCAAAAGAAGGAGGGAGTTTATGATGTGCCAAAAAGTCAGCCTGTGAGTGTAAGTATCTGACGGCTTCTTCCCATTTCCATGAACGGTATGTTTCTAGAGCACTTTACGGGGCAGAATCTTTGTCCAAAAAGTTCACGTTCAGGGTGGTGTTGGACAAGTCTTGGTACTGAGGTAGCCACGGGCCAAGCCTTCTCAGGAGGCAGAAGTTAGTCTTCTGTTCAGAAGGGAAAAGGCCACGGTCTTGGAAATACCCAAATTCTGAAACCTAACCAACTGAACCGCCTGAATCAGGTCAGCGCTCATATGGAAGTGGTTTAAGGCTCGTATCTATGTGGTTGTCTGTGTCCTAAAGCTGAGTAGCATGTTCCCCCATTTGCTCTGATACTATATTGAGCCCTGGTTTCATGGTTGAGAAGCCAAAGCAACACAAATTAAGGTCTCTCTTAACCTCATATGAGATGGTATGACTCAGAAAAAATTAATTCCCCATCCCACCCAAAAAATTATCACTTAGAGATTGGCCCTTTGGCAATAGCTCTTCCCAAACTTCTTGACTGGCATTCACAAGGCGTCTTCAGTTGTCTTGGACAGACTTGTGGGCTCTCCAGATGGGTAGGATCTGGCACTGAagtcaaaagacttgggttccaCTCCCATCTCTCATGCTTCCTCTGTATGTGGCTTTGAGCAAACCATTTCGCACTCTTGGATCTCAttttgttcatctgaaaaaatagggTTCATCTAAGTAGCACTGATGGTCTTTTTCAGCCTTTACTATGACCTGCTGGAGTATATGTTCCTAAAAGATCAGAAATGTAGGAGGACTTTTGCTGATGAGAGGAAGACTTTTGTAGAGGTCTTATGTAGCCTCCAGTGATCactggatatagatatagacatctACCTTTTTCTTCCTAACCtttaaaggaggaggaaagaggtaGTGATAGAGTGGCCACATCAGTTTAGGCtcagataatctctaaagttccATCCTACACAATATAAGAATGTAAGATTCTGGGACAAACCAACCTCCAGAGTTTTAAAAGTCTCTttctatatgtatagatatatcacatacatatacataggaataaataattattgtatatataatatacctgCGTATATGTATTTAATGTTATATCTCTCAGCAAATAATCTTTTTCACCTTATTTCCTAActgaaaaaagtaattaaacacACAATTCTCTAtcaataggaaaaggaaatgttttattttctgataTTATCAATTTCAGTTTATGGGAAAAAGTAATATCATATCATCCAAACAACATGGTGTTGAGTAGTATTTAGAGGCCTCCTGGGATGG
This window contains:
- the DAB1 gene encoding disabled homolog 1 isoform X6 — its product is MSTETDLQVAVKSSTKRDSRKKGQDRSEATLIKRFKGEGVRYKAKLIGIDEVSAARGDKLCQDSMMKLKGVVAGARSKGEHKQKIFLTISFGGIKIFDEKTGALQHHHAVHEISYIAKDITDHRAFGYVCGKEGNHRFVAIKTAQAAEPVILDLRDLFQLIYELKQREELEKKAQKDKQCEQAVYQTILEEDVEDPVYQYIVFEAGHEPIREPETEENIYQVPTSQKKEGVYDVPKSQPVSLALEDPSSTDCSTC